In the Hermetia illucens chromosome 1, iHerIll2.2.curated.20191125, whole genome shotgun sequence genome, ccacttcggctataatttcatcggctcctggcgacttatggtttttaagcccgtggattgcgcggactgtttcctctatacttggtggtggcagcatttggccgtttttggcgggacctccaactcgtcgaaattttggttgttaagcagttcatcaaaatactcaacctatcgctccaatatgcctattctgtcgaaaatcagatttccctggttgtctcggcaagatgagcatcgaggtgtacaagaCTTCATTCtattgacttgttgataaaacttccgcgtctggtgcggtttcttcctgtacttttcgagttcacagacctgttggttctcccaggctttcttcttccgtctgtgaagtcgcttctccgttcgacgagTTCTTGGTAGGCCtctataatactattctaattGATTATATGGCTAAATTAGATTAGTATAAACATAGCTACTAAACCCactgatgagcagacttgttagcactgatgaagggaacaagtcgtTTCCGAAATATAAGTATTTGCAAGGCCAATagattaacactagcgaataggaaaaacaagtttttattatttaaaataatttaatcgctagaaatttcgcgtaattacactcagacgacaaaactaataaactgactacgctgaccctgaaTAATCTGTGAAGCCCGATATGTTCAAACTTCAGAGAACGTCAAAACCAAAAACGGAAGAAACAATcacatcaaatagcactggtcaactgagaacaataaagataagagaatacaactgtgGAACCGtttcctttgaagaattttaagcCCCTcaattcttcagcctttgtcccgttcacaagcggggtaagctcatcgtgatcggtttcgccatttggctttatcgaatgcctgatctgggtgcaatctcgaagcctttaaatccccatctagcatatcaaaccaccgttgtttcggccggccttttggttatttcccatcgacttcgatgttcagaccaatcttggcaagtgaattctcgttagtgcgaattgcgtgaccataccatcgaagacgcctctcgtaatttttccacgatcggtacaacctcatatcgattgcggacatcctcatttcagatgtgatcaaaacgtgtcacgccactcgtccaacgcaacatcttcgtctccattaccgcaaaacgtcgttcattgtcttttataatcggccatcactcagaaccatagagggcgacaggacggatgacattgcggtaaattttagatttgaagcgttcgttgatacgtcgatcacgaagaacaccagttggtgaacgccacttcatctaggttgcgttaacgtgtgaagaaatttcataacgaagttctccattggctgatagcgttaatccgaggtacttaaatcgctcagttctggacagatcactgccctgtcttatggggatcggtcgtcaaaaattcagttttgtttaaattcaatctgaaaccgtgttgcatgaggcgatcattccacttttggacaagttactcgagatcattttcgctATTAGCCGCTAggagaacatcatctgcataaagcagtgtgtagggcgttggacgttggatgtcccgtgtgacggtgttcataacaagaacaaagaggagtggtgagagggcgcttccctgatgaacaccaacagagacacgaagcggttttgatacacccgccatacttggaactttacttttcggatcgtggtagagcaattgaacccagcgcacgagttcttctggcacgaagtgttgtcgtaaagcaaaccagatgagttcgtgtggtacacggtcaaacgctttttctagatccagaaatgcaatgtaaagaaggcgatgcttttcacggcgtttctccatgagtaacggcatagcgtgtattgcatcagtagttccgcagtttttgactaatccggcttgattcacggttatttcaacgaattcGCGAATACTGTTGTcaacaatgcattcaaaaatcttcatggtatgggaaagtaacctttctttttccatattggaactgtagtacttccttgccagtcagatggtgttttaccttcctgaataacccgattaaagaattctgtGAAccaagtgttgggtcccagctcttttcTTTCCagcgctcagatgcgatgtcgtcagatcctgtgcccttccccgatttcattcgttttattgcctcctcaacttcagttgcggtGACAGGTACGTTatggtgttttacgtgggtacctgtttTCTTAAgagcggattgattttgtgaccacaatcagagccccacagCAGcgagctacgacggtaccaatctataccaagtgcatggctcagtgtTCATACTGATGgctgcaagacctacctaaatctctaccgaactacggagtacggcacccgtgttgaaacgcaactctACGCTGAgactcgaaggtctctgttcgctcgaacgcaaccacaacccccatgaagctcccactagggggctaaccgcaaacaaccgagctgaacgcacatacaggagttcacctgaagtatgtgaatttaggggctatcccggttcccatggtaccagtataaccctggtaaggtttggtgaccaatttgccacttcagatgagtccccgtagaGACTCGAGTctcatcgccctaattaggcctttggagcattcgcctactgcatcacgaccgacaagccaaagtgagaacagcgtctcccggtgccaccactatggaggttctcctcggccacttggtttggccgacagggttgccgccccgtcctcctcaccgccacctctgagcaccagttgcaccGACCGGTAGAACTGATCCAAATGTCGCCAATGATTGTAAAAGTgaagaatgagcaaattcttcagttgaaatctgctcgaagtattcgcgCCACCTGTcggttgcggctcgacggttggtaagcacattaccgttcttgtcattaacgcaacagaagtattcgatatcctgtgtatgttcgatacggcttttagcaagtcgatacagatctctctcgccatcccgattgtccagtttatcgtaaggatttttgtaatggtccggttgggtgacagcgatcgctttctttgcttcccgattggcattcttataaatttgccaattgctcGGTATTTTATCGTCAaggtgtccgaatagctcagtggttagagaacCTGGTTTGTCATACGGAagaccgcggttcaaatctcgctggttgCAATGCGAtctgtatcgtgacttgacgtcggatacaagtcgactcagctgtgaatgagtacctgaatcaaatcagggtaattatctcggtcgagcgtaatgctgaccacattgcctcctacattgtactgtagtgtaccgttacggtcttgaatgaagtgctctaacacacttcaaggccctgatccaatatggattgttgccccaacgattattattattatttatcgtggagaaatttgtggtagagacgtGATTCCGTAAGACTATGTAACAATGAAATTGATGAAGGTTCCCTCGACCGCCTGGCTGTAGATAAATAGTTGTGATGATGGGGTCATGTTCGTATGGGCCATTCTCGCCCATATGGATTCAACTCGGTAAAAAAAGAGGGCGTGGCAGATTCGGTCTCAGATGGGCCGATGGCGTAGGCAACgtcaccagacagcttttagagatatcaaattggtgcgCCGCGACGCAAAACCCGGATATTCGCAGTTCGTCATTAGTGCAGGCCTAGATAAGACAGATGATACTTTCAAAAAATGCGCACCTGTGAAAAGTTAGGATAAGACAATTGTGAAATCTAAAAAAGACAACGAAATGTAGAAGCAAATAATAGATATGCGATTATTACTAATTCACTTTTATTAAATGACAATCTTAACCAAAACAGAATACAATAACAATATCAACGATATGCCGACAGTTATAATGATAACATATTGATCTGCTCAATAGTGTAACTAGCCTGAAACAATACTAGGATCGAACTCAAACGATGACAACAGAAAAGTGCAAACTACAAATTCAAATGTACTCGGTATGTATCAAAACAATGTGATAAATAAACTTTTGTTGTATATCCCCCTCTCGCAATAATTACTCAATTTTTTTGTTCACCCTAATTTGTATAAAATTCTTGTTTTAATTTTACTTTGAGCTTACTAAATTCTTATCGTTTGTCACGGGTGGCGTTGTCGCCGCACTACTAACTCGATACGCACCATTCTTAAAACTAATTATAATAACAGTTATATTATCTACAGATCCCCGATAGTAGGATTGAAGTGTTAAACTTTTAGCACCGAAATCGTGTTCATGTAAGTGATCTTTGATATATGCGACAGCTTCCTCGTTTGAGAATGTATCCCAGAGGCCGTCCGAGGCAAGTATAACGAAGCTCggtctaaaaaaaaatatttcaatttgtttgaaagatattttgggTCTGTTTAAGAAAACACAAATTATGAAGTTGCTTTCCAATTTCGATTAATTTACGATCGTAAAACATTGGATATAAATCGCAGGAAAAGCTCAAATAATTTCTCTTTGTCGATGTGTTTATTTCTGAGCTACGTTCTGGACATGAATCTGAATAGATCAAAATTTATAGAAATTCTTTGATATTTCTTCATCATGTAATATATTGAACatatttatttgattaacaAATCACATGTTTCAAAACTCCACCGAGAGAAATCAAATCGAgataaaaaattcataaaatttaaaaataacattAGTTTTACGACCGTTTTGACAAGTCACATGACCgtgaaaaaatgggaaaaaaatataaattatgaGAACCTACTTGTGATCATTCAATTCGAACGTAAGAATATCGGGATCGGCTATGACTAGATTTTTATCTTTGAGGGGATAATCGCCCAATGCTCGAGATGTAGCCAGAATACCGGCGACACGCCAAACACCACGAAACGAGATAAAACCGCCGGCATCGTGAATTCGCTTTCGTTCCCGTACCTGAAATAACATTTCCATTTAATTCGGAATAAACTACGCTTTTGCAAAATCAATTCTTCGGATTAAATGTGAAATTAACTCTACCTGCTGTGGTTTGTGATCGAACGATAGTGGAATTGCGTTTCCTTTCAAATCGCACATTACACCACGAGAGTCCCCGACATTCGCAACAATTAGTTTTGTTCCCTGAATTATTGCGATCAGAGCTGTTGTCCCAGCTACATTAGTCTGGAAAATTGCATTGGAAAATACAAGTATAAAAGGATTCGTCCCCTAAATAATGGCCAAATAACTCACCGATTTTTTTGCAGCTTCAACTAGTTTGTAGTCAGTCGCGAGGACCTCATCTGTTATCATTTTGCCGAAGTTGATTTTCCCATTTTCGATATAACACTTTGCGTCCAAACTTGGAGGAGGTTTCAGGATATTTGTGTTGTTATTCACATTTAGGAGATTATCTTTGGTTAAAGGTCGAATTAATGAGTTCAATTGAGATGTGAAAACATCTGTTGGCTTCTCTGGCACATTTGATCGTGCACAGTCATCCATTGTACTGCAAAATAGAATCAAATTTAAATCTTAAATCACAAACAGATTGCTACCTCTGAATTTCCTACCTATGCGCTTTACGTAAACTGTCTTTCCTTCGCAACGACACAGGAACATTCTCCTTATTTTCATCATGTACTGATATTTGTGGATTTTCTTCGCGGCGACTGCCTCTTCGTCGTAGGAACGCGTTGTCTTCATTTAACAAGGATGGAGATTTTAGTAGATTTGttgtttcaattattttattataaaggCTTGGTACGAGCATATCTTTAGCGAAGTCAGCAGCAAATTCACCCCCATGACCGTCAAATATTGCAAAAAATGCGATGCCGGTATTGTTGCTAATATTCTCGTCGAGCACAAATCTAGAATAGAAAGTGAAGTCGTTTAGAATGAATGAAAATTCGccaaataattataataataaaaaaaaaataaatggcagATGGAAAAGATCGAAATACAGTTGAGTTGTACAGAGACAGGATGAACAGCCTTGGACAGGGTCGATACCATGGAAACAATCGCGCAAACGAATGAAGGACTAAGCTGTGATACTGTCAAAGCCTTACTCCAATAGCCCAGCTATTATAAGCTCGGGCCTCAAGCAGCCCAGTAAACGAATTAGAATGATTGTGAAATaaacgacatgaggtcggacaCAATTCACATAATTTCGCTTTTTTTGTCCTATCGCAACTATCGAAGGATTGATGGCGGTGCGGACCAATTGGAACTGGGtgataacccaaaaagaggagcctATGGACCTGAAAAGTGggagaaaatatttttccaactggtccggtccgccatcaatTGAATGGTGTAGGGCTCCCTCCATTCTTAACAGCTTCAGCCGGTTTAGGCCAAGATTTGTATGCAGTTTgttaagttggatataattcacatACATTGCGTGTTTGCGAACTAATATAACCGAGCAAACAACACCCTTGAACCACTTCGACCACGCTGCTCACAGGCCAGAGTCAGCGTCTAAAGAGTTGCccctgccctgaacgaaaccgaaCCGGCTGaatttatttacaaaacgcTCACACCTTTTAACTTTCCCCACATAGACCTGATCgtgttgcatattattaaatgcatttctaacgCTGGTTTCTGGCTAAGGCTAAGTATTGTGTATGTAAAGGCTGGGTTATAGTGGAGCCGCTATTGGGTAGATGCTGGTTCCATAAAGGACGACTAAGCGGAGACTTTGTTGCAAAAGAAACTGATTTGAGTTAGGAATGACGGTGAGTGCAGTGTTGGTTGACGTTGTCCGCGGTGATTTTCTTTGTATCAAAtcttttcaaaagaaattcAATGTAACGCTCCTGTGATTTCGGAAAATCTACACTAATTGAGTGTGTAAGTGAACCTCTGTgcgaacgaatccggaatagaATCTTAAGGGAAGAGCTCGGAAACCAGAACAGCAGAGCTGAGAACAAACAGGTAGAAATCATGAACTCTTCGTTGGAAAGGTGATAACAATCATGTTTCCTCTGGCAGGTAAATAACGATAAGCTTCAATCGATTAGGAAATCGGCCAATGGGATATGAGAATCGGGAAAATTTGCGAAACGGCGGGCTCAGTGCATTTTGCAAGCACATTGTTCACCGAATGTAGATTTCAGTGAACATTATCTGTCGAAATATGTATTAGGAGTTTGGGGCAGTTGAATTTTATATAGAGCAAGAAATTATTTTACTTAGATTCCTAGCGAGTTTACGATATTCTGCTAGATTCTAGAATTAGATAAGAAAATAGAGATTCTATCTTTCGCATCGGTCTGCAAAATTCACATAAATAAAGAAgtatcaagccacagttgtttaggcctgccttttggtcgtttaccatcgacttcgatgttcagatcaactTTGGCAAGCAAATTCTTGTTTGcacgaattacgtaaccataccatcgaagacggctctctcgcattttttctacgatcggtgcaacctcatatcgatcgcgaatatcctcacttcggatgtgatcaaaacgtgttacagCACCAGTCCAACATaatatcttcgtttccattaccgcgagtggcggttcattgtcttttatagtcagccaacgctcagaactatagagggcgaacactgcggtaaatttcaaatttgagatgttcgtcgttgatacgtcggtcacaaagaacCCCAGCTGTGAAACGCTGCCACTGCCAGTGCCttcttcatggggatcggtcgaaaaaatttctgttttattcagattcaatctgagacggtgaggctcaagatcatttttggtatgagacgctaggaaaacagcgtctgcatagagcagtgtataAAGCGGTGGACGTTGGATGTAGCGTGTGGcaatgtccataataagaacaaagaggaatggtgagagagtgtttccttgatgaacaccagcagaGACACACCCGccgcacttcgaactttacttttcgaatcgtggtaggcctggagtttttctggcacttgGTGTTGTCGTAGGGCAGATGAGTTaatgtggcacacgatcaaatgctttctctagatccagaaatgcaatgtgagtcaccgcgcagcatgtattgcgtcaatagttccgcagttcttgacatacccggcttgattcgcggttatATGAACGGCGTTGCGAATACgattatcaagaatgcgttcagaaatttaatggTATGCGAGCAAAATGTCAATTCTGTGAAGTGAACAGTGAATCTAAGTCGCCAAGTCATTGGAATACGAGGGTTTCAAAACAACCCAGCCTAGAAGTTACTTTATGGCGTTAGCCGTGTGAGGTCTGGCATTGTTGTGCAGTAAGCATACTCGAATTGTCAGCATATCCTTCCTTTTATTCTGAGTGGATCTCACAGTATCCTGCTTTGTTGATGATTTCTCCCAGAGACAGATATGATCGTAAAAAACGaatgccaattttttttagccTGAAATGATCGTTTGGTTTTTCTATAGGTGGGTGAAAAAGAGAAATTGAAGATCTTCCCCTCACCTAATCGTCATTAACGTTTAGTATATGATTCATAACCCCACCACCATATATGGTTGTCCTTCACCCCTTGCTGgggtatagcgtgtcaaccacatctacgcccCATCgctcgcgattacctgaaaCGCCCTTCAGCTCCTCCCGAGACGTTTGCACTCCGCCTCTGCGCCATGCCTTTGGGACgagccactcgtcggccatcttgggaggttccactgcatggcgtagctggCAATGATTGTCGCCCCCCTtaaaatgtgacctatccactttcGCTTTCGTGTCCcagtggcaggcctgtgcgccgaccaaattcttcgtttaaagtagtgtcaggccagcgaactccgatgatatgacgcagacaggtattgacgaaagcttggagattTTGGGTTACAGTGGACTTCACTTTTCTTGTATCACTGctatatagcagcacagaaagaaGACCAGCTCAGAACAGTATTAACTTGGACTTGGTGtttagataactgcatttccagattccaGACAGGGAAACGAAAGCGGATCTGGCGATGGGGGCAACAACTTACTCGGTGCCATCGTCGGCAGAATctacgcttccta is a window encoding:
- the LOC119654192 gene encoding protein phosphatase 1L isoform X1; this translates as MDDELEDKVLYQTFVSQMKLMSKFAVGVSSINSPLAYVWKLLRLYLLRPEVIFCGVILFILFLYLQAIDIWSRGLLGRLQATLGYTRQRANKLKLIDISHADKQAWEVNKSTCAAYALLGRRPRMEDRFVLDENISNNTGIAFFAIFDGHGGEFAADFAKDMLVPSLYNKIIETTNLLKSPSLLNEDNAFLRRRGSRREENPQISVHDENKENVPVSLRRKDSLRKAHSTMDDCARSNVPEKPTDVFTSQLNSLIRPLTKDNLLNVNNNTNILKPPPSLDAKCYIENGKINFGKMITDEVLATDYKLVEAAKKSTNVAGTTALIAIIQGTKLIVANVGDSRGVMCDLKGNAIPLSFDHKPQQVRERKRIHDAGGFISFRGVWRVAGILATSRALGDYPLKDKNLVIADPDILTFELNDHKPSFVILASDGLWDTFSNEEAVAYIKDHLHEHDFGAKSLTLQSYYRGSVDNITVIIISFKNGAYRVSSAATTPPVTNDKNLVSSK
- the LOC119654192 gene encoding protein phosphatase 1L isoform X2 translates to MRRGIRKSDSFSGAIDIWSRGLLGRLQATLGYTRQRANKLKLIDISHADKQAWEVNKSTCAAYALLGRRPRMEDRFVLDENISNNTGIAFFAIFDGHGGEFAADFAKDMLVPSLYNKIIETTNLLKSPSLLNEDNAFLRRRGSRREENPQISVHDENKENVPVSLRRKDSLRKAHSTMDDCARSNVPEKPTDVFTSQLNSLIRPLTKDNLLNVNNNTNILKPPPSLDAKCYIENGKINFGKMITDEVLATDYKLVEAAKKSTNVAGTTALIAIIQGTKLIVANVGDSRGVMCDLKGNAIPLSFDHKPQQVRERKRIHDAGGFISFRGVWRVAGILATSRALGDYPLKDKNLVIADPDILTFELNDHKPSFVILASDGLWDTFSNEEAVAYIKDHLHEHDFGAKSLTLQSYYRGSVDNITVIIISFKNGAYRVSSAATTPPVTNDKNLVSSK